Proteins encoded within one genomic window of Tamandua tetradactyla isolate mTamTet1 chromosome 11, mTamTet1.pri, whole genome shotgun sequence:
- the ATXN7L2 gene encoding ataxin-7-like protein 2 isoform X2, whose product MAVRERAAAAMAALERRVPSLDDFAGQSWSSWVERADLPAADGAELEDSNKNPKKLDAMTLIKEDMSIFGHCPAHDDFYLVVCNHCSQVVKPQAFQKHCERRHGPLSKLYARAPPPPPAPASSQKCHVVNGQGPACRAPGSTKTSSREKGQGSRSRGHQPPEKTQKDNLCLFVPVVNLEKMSSLPKPDAHGIRVAPPSAFLSQPGGPTKDSPGKPPMGPSSKELPGRESIEVAPSEGPSHRAEGSPPEKEPGGTRLTPKTHRKMARKECDLNRQCGVINPETKKICTRLLTCKIHSVHQRREVQGRAKDFDVLVAELKANSRKGESPKEKSPGRKEPTLERSSQEPPSSVQVVAAVAASTSTFSARAKQTYPYCALPRCRASSESELDDEGPSGGDGDPGLFPFPLPRAGTQASSEESEEEGTADGVHLHPDCHYATRPPRPQAFCTFGSRLVSPGCYVFSRRLDRFCSALSSMLERHLSSHMWKKIPPAAEPPSHLVSSPLSAPLSPSSMGNCPRLPGPPLRPACPASTPPTKDGLVPSYPAGSPSVAAACSQAECMGGSQAITSPLPANTPSPSFSKLPPSKASKSSRGRDGAEVEVPSRKRKLSPGPTTFKRTCILEPTGKGKPSGCRGLSAKTKTALGMGLNGTVGPRMKRAGPLDCRGSPHPPPTPVKASQLENRGAAGHPAKALPTSCLSEEEVAKKRKNLATYCRPVKAKHCQAGAPADAACSVRRKKPGPALAFEEKCSTLKSKAH is encoded by the exons ATGGCGGTGCGTGAACGCGCGGCGGCAGCAATGGCCGCTCTGGAGCGGCGGGTGCCGAGTCTCGATGACTTCGCGGGACAGAGCTGGAGCTCGTGGGTGGAGCGGGCCGACCTGCCCGCGGCCGACG GGGCTGAACTGGAAGACAGTAACAAAAACCCGAAGAAGTTGGATGCCATGACCCTCATTAAAGAAG ACATGTCCATCTTCGGGCACTGCCCTGCCCATGATGACTTCTATTTGGTTGTGTGTAACCACTGCAGCCAAGTGGTGAAGCCTCAAGCTTTCCAGAAGCACTGCG AAAGAAGACATGGGCCCCTCAGCAAGCTTTATGCCcgggccccacccccaccaccagccCCTGCCAGCTCTCAGAAATGCCACGTAGTGAATGGGCAGGGCCCAGCTTGTAGGGCCCCAGGTTCCACCAAAACCTCCTCCAGGGAGAAGGGCCAAGGGTCCCGGAGCCGTGGCCACCAGCCTCCCGAGAAGACCCAAAAGGACAACCTCTG CCTTTTCGTGCCTGTGGTGAACCTGGAGAAGATGTCCAGTCTCCCGAAGCCCGATGCACATGGAATCAGGGTGGCCCCGCCCTCTGCTTTCCTCAGCCAGCCAGGCGGCCCCACCAAGGACTCCCCTGGAAAACCCCCTATGGGTCCCTCTTCTAAAGAACTTCCTGGCAGGGAGAGCATCGAGGTAGCCCCCAGTGAGGGCCCCAGTCACCGGGCTGAAGGCAGCCCTCCTGAAAAGGAGCCTGGTGGGACCAGGCTGACCCCCAAAACACACCGGAAGATGGCTC GGAAAGAATGCGACCTCAACAGGCAGTGTGGGGTGATAAATCCAGAGACCAAAAAGATCTGTACCCGCCTGCTCACCTGCAAG ATCCACTCGGTGCACCAGCGCCGGGAGGTCCAGGGCCGGGCCAAGGACTTTGATGTGCTGGTGGCAGAGCTGAAGGCCAACTCCCGCAAAGGGGAGTCTCCCAAGGAGAAGAGTCCAGGGCGCAAGGAGCCAACGCTCGAGCGTTCCTCCCAGGAGCCCCCTTCCTCAGTCCAGGTTGTGGCAGCGGTGGCTGCCTCCACCAGCACCTTCTCTGCTCGTGCTAAGCAGACCTACCCATACTGTGCACTTCCCAG GTGCCGGGCCTCCTCTGAGAGTGAGCTGGATGATGAAGGTCccagtggtggtgatggggacCCAGGCCTGTTCCCCTTCCCCCTGCCCCGGGCTGGGACCCAGGCCTCCAGCGAGGAGAGTGAGGAAGAGGGGACAGCTGACGGTGTCCACCTCCACCCTGACTGCCATTACGCAACCCGGCCCCCGCGGCCACAGGCG TTCTGCACCTTTGGGAGCCGGTTGGTGAGCCCCGGATGCTACGTTTTTAGCCGACGGCTGGACCGGTTCTGCTCCGCGCTCAGCTCCATGCTGGAGCGGCACCTCAGCTCACACATGTGGAA GAAGATTCCGCCTGCGGCTGAGCCTCCCTCCCACCTTGTCAGTTCTCCCCTATCTGCCCCCCTGAGCCCCTCCTCCATGGGCAACTGTCCCCGCCTTCCAGGCCCACCCCTCAGACCAGCCTGCCCAGCCTCCACGCCCCCCACCAAGGATGGCCTTGTCCCCAGCTACCCTGCAGGCTCCCCCAGCGTGGCAGCCGCTTGCAGTCAGGCGGAGTGCATGGGTGGGAGCCAGGCCATCACCTCACCACTGCCCGCCAATACGCCATCCCCGTCCTTCAGCAAACTCCCGCCTTCCAAGGCCAGCAAGTCATCCAGAGGCAGGGATGGGGCTGAGGTGGAGGTCCCTTCTCGAAAGCGGAAGTTATCTCCTGGCCCCACCACTTTCAAACGGACCTGCATCCTGGAGCCCACTGGAAAAGGCAAACCCTCTGGTTGCCGGGGCCTCTCTGCAAAGACTAAAACAGCCCTGGGCATGGGGCTTAACGGGACAGTGGGGCCAAGAATGAAACGGGCAGGACCCCTGGACTGTCGGGGTTCCCCTCATCCGCCCCCCACACCGGTCAAGGCTTCTCAGCTGGAGAACCGGGGAGCAGCTGGACACCCAGCCAAGGCCCTGCCAACCAGCTGCCTCTCTGAGGAGGAGGTAGCCAAGAAGCGGAAAAACCTGGCCACTTACTGCCGGCCGGTGAAGGCCAAGCACTGTCAGGCTGGGGCCCCTGCTGATGCCGCCTGCTCTGTGCGCCGCAAGAAGCCAGGCCCTGCCCTGGCCTTTGAGGAGAAGTGCTCCACACTGAAG TCAAAAGCCCATTAA
- the ATXN7L2 gene encoding ataxin-7-like protein 2 isoform X3, whose protein sequence is MTLIKEDMSIFGHCPAHDDFYLVVCNHCSQVVKPQAFQKHCERRHGPLSKLYARAPPPPPAPASSQKCHVVNGQGPACRAPGSTKTSSREKGQGSRSRGHQPPEKTQKDNLCLFVPVVNLEKMSSLPKPDAHGIRVAPPSAFLSQPGGPTKDSPGKPPMGPSSKELPGRESIEVAPSEGPSHRAEGSPPEKEPGGTRLTPKTHRKMARKECDLNRQCGVINPETKKICTRLLTCKIHSVHQRREVQGRAKDFDVLVAELKANSRKGESPKEKSPGRKEPTLERSSQEPPSSVQVVAAVAASTSTFSARAKQTYPYCALPRCRASSESELDDEGPSGGDGDPGLFPFPLPRAGTQASSEESEEEGTADGVHLHPDCHYATRPPRPQAFCTFGSRLVSPGCYVFSRRLDRFCSALSSMLERHLSSHMWKKIPPAAEPPSHLVSSPLSAPLSPSSMGNCPRLPGPPLRPACPASTPPTKDGLVPSYPAGSPSVAAACSQAECMGGSQAITSPLPANTPSPSFSKLPPSKASKSSRGRDGAEVEVPSRKRKLSPGPTTFKRTCILEPTGKGKPSGCRGLSAKTKTALGMGLNGTVGPRMKRAGPLDCRGSPHPPPTPVKASQLENRGAAGHPAKALPTSCLSEEEVAKKRKNLATYCRPVKAKHCQAGAPADAACSVRRKKPGPALAFEEKCSTLKSKAH, encoded by the exons ATGACCCTCATTAAAGAAG ACATGTCCATCTTCGGGCACTGCCCTGCCCATGATGACTTCTATTTGGTTGTGTGTAACCACTGCAGCCAAGTGGTGAAGCCTCAAGCTTTCCAGAAGCACTGCG AAAGAAGACATGGGCCCCTCAGCAAGCTTTATGCCcgggccccacccccaccaccagccCCTGCCAGCTCTCAGAAATGCCACGTAGTGAATGGGCAGGGCCCAGCTTGTAGGGCCCCAGGTTCCACCAAAACCTCCTCCAGGGAGAAGGGCCAAGGGTCCCGGAGCCGTGGCCACCAGCCTCCCGAGAAGACCCAAAAGGACAACCTCTG CCTTTTCGTGCCTGTGGTGAACCTGGAGAAGATGTCCAGTCTCCCGAAGCCCGATGCACATGGAATCAGGGTGGCCCCGCCCTCTGCTTTCCTCAGCCAGCCAGGCGGCCCCACCAAGGACTCCCCTGGAAAACCCCCTATGGGTCCCTCTTCTAAAGAACTTCCTGGCAGGGAGAGCATCGAGGTAGCCCCCAGTGAGGGCCCCAGTCACCGGGCTGAAGGCAGCCCTCCTGAAAAGGAGCCTGGTGGGACCAGGCTGACCCCCAAAACACACCGGAAGATGGCTC GGAAAGAATGCGACCTCAACAGGCAGTGTGGGGTGATAAATCCAGAGACCAAAAAGATCTGTACCCGCCTGCTCACCTGCAAG ATCCACTCGGTGCACCAGCGCCGGGAGGTCCAGGGCCGGGCCAAGGACTTTGATGTGCTGGTGGCAGAGCTGAAGGCCAACTCCCGCAAAGGGGAGTCTCCCAAGGAGAAGAGTCCAGGGCGCAAGGAGCCAACGCTCGAGCGTTCCTCCCAGGAGCCCCCTTCCTCAGTCCAGGTTGTGGCAGCGGTGGCTGCCTCCACCAGCACCTTCTCTGCTCGTGCTAAGCAGACCTACCCATACTGTGCACTTCCCAG GTGCCGGGCCTCCTCTGAGAGTGAGCTGGATGATGAAGGTCccagtggtggtgatggggacCCAGGCCTGTTCCCCTTCCCCCTGCCCCGGGCTGGGACCCAGGCCTCCAGCGAGGAGAGTGAGGAAGAGGGGACAGCTGACGGTGTCCACCTCCACCCTGACTGCCATTACGCAACCCGGCCCCCGCGGCCACAGGCG TTCTGCACCTTTGGGAGCCGGTTGGTGAGCCCCGGATGCTACGTTTTTAGCCGACGGCTGGACCGGTTCTGCTCCGCGCTCAGCTCCATGCTGGAGCGGCACCTCAGCTCACACATGTGGAA GAAGATTCCGCCTGCGGCTGAGCCTCCCTCCCACCTTGTCAGTTCTCCCCTATCTGCCCCCCTGAGCCCCTCCTCCATGGGCAACTGTCCCCGCCTTCCAGGCCCACCCCTCAGACCAGCCTGCCCAGCCTCCACGCCCCCCACCAAGGATGGCCTTGTCCCCAGCTACCCTGCAGGCTCCCCCAGCGTGGCAGCCGCTTGCAGTCAGGCGGAGTGCATGGGTGGGAGCCAGGCCATCACCTCACCACTGCCCGCCAATACGCCATCCCCGTCCTTCAGCAAACTCCCGCCTTCCAAGGCCAGCAAGTCATCCAGAGGCAGGGATGGGGCTGAGGTGGAGGTCCCTTCTCGAAAGCGGAAGTTATCTCCTGGCCCCACCACTTTCAAACGGACCTGCATCCTGGAGCCCACTGGAAAAGGCAAACCCTCTGGTTGCCGGGGCCTCTCTGCAAAGACTAAAACAGCCCTGGGCATGGGGCTTAACGGGACAGTGGGGCCAAGAATGAAACGGGCAGGACCCCTGGACTGTCGGGGTTCCCCTCATCCGCCCCCCACACCGGTCAAGGCTTCTCAGCTGGAGAACCGGGGAGCAGCTGGACACCCAGCCAAGGCCCTGCCAACCAGCTGCCTCTCTGAGGAGGAGGTAGCCAAGAAGCGGAAAAACCTGGCCACTTACTGCCGGCCGGTGAAGGCCAAGCACTGTCAGGCTGGGGCCCCTGCTGATGCCGCCTGCTCTGTGCGCCGCAAGAAGCCAGGCCCTGCCCTGGCCTTTGAGGAGAAGTGCTCCACACTGAAG TCAAAAGCCCATTAA
- the ATXN7L2 gene encoding ataxin-7-like protein 2 isoform X1: MTSRDRAGARGWSGPTCPRPTKLRYTETLAQSPLRRGEVCMADQGDFEDPGALRQQFLRSVAIISIQDPRSWAELEDSNKNPKKLDAMTLIKEDMSIFGHCPAHDDFYLVVCNHCSQVVKPQAFQKHCERRHGPLSKLYARAPPPPPAPASSQKCHVVNGQGPACRAPGSTKTSSREKGQGSRSRGHQPPEKTQKDNLCLFVPVVNLEKMSSLPKPDAHGIRVAPPSAFLSQPGGPTKDSPGKPPMGPSSKELPGRESIEVAPSEGPSHRAEGSPPEKEPGGTRLTPKTHRKMARKECDLNRQCGVINPETKKICTRLLTCKIHSVHQRREVQGRAKDFDVLVAELKANSRKGESPKEKSPGRKEPTLERSSQEPPSSVQVVAAVAASTSTFSARAKQTYPYCALPRCRASSESELDDEGPSGGDGDPGLFPFPLPRAGTQASSEESEEEGTADGVHLHPDCHYATRPPRPQAFCTFGSRLVSPGCYVFSRRLDRFCSALSSMLERHLSSHMWKKIPPAAEPPSHLVSSPLSAPLSPSSMGNCPRLPGPPLRPACPASTPPTKDGLVPSYPAGSPSVAAACSQAECMGGSQAITSPLPANTPSPSFSKLPPSKASKSSRGRDGAEVEVPSRKRKLSPGPTTFKRTCILEPTGKGKPSGCRGLSAKTKTALGMGLNGTVGPRMKRAGPLDCRGSPHPPPTPVKASQLENRGAAGHPAKALPTSCLSEEEVAKKRKNLATYCRPVKAKHCQAGAPADAACSVRRKKPGPALAFEEKCSTLKSKAH; the protein is encoded by the exons ATGACTTCGCGGGACAGAGCTGGAGCTCGTGGGTGGAGCGGGCCGACCTGCCCGCGGCCGACG AAACTGAGGTATACGGAAACTCTTGCTCAAAGCCCCCTAAGGAGGGGAGAGGTTTGCATGGCTGATCAAGGGGACTTTGAAGATCCAGGGGCCCTAAGACAGCAGTTTCTCCGCTCTGTGGCCATCATATCAATCCAGGACCCAAGAAGCT GGGCTGAACTGGAAGACAGTAACAAAAACCCGAAGAAGTTGGATGCCATGACCCTCATTAAAGAAG ACATGTCCATCTTCGGGCACTGCCCTGCCCATGATGACTTCTATTTGGTTGTGTGTAACCACTGCAGCCAAGTGGTGAAGCCTCAAGCTTTCCAGAAGCACTGCG AAAGAAGACATGGGCCCCTCAGCAAGCTTTATGCCcgggccccacccccaccaccagccCCTGCCAGCTCTCAGAAATGCCACGTAGTGAATGGGCAGGGCCCAGCTTGTAGGGCCCCAGGTTCCACCAAAACCTCCTCCAGGGAGAAGGGCCAAGGGTCCCGGAGCCGTGGCCACCAGCCTCCCGAGAAGACCCAAAAGGACAACCTCTG CCTTTTCGTGCCTGTGGTGAACCTGGAGAAGATGTCCAGTCTCCCGAAGCCCGATGCACATGGAATCAGGGTGGCCCCGCCCTCTGCTTTCCTCAGCCAGCCAGGCGGCCCCACCAAGGACTCCCCTGGAAAACCCCCTATGGGTCCCTCTTCTAAAGAACTTCCTGGCAGGGAGAGCATCGAGGTAGCCCCCAGTGAGGGCCCCAGTCACCGGGCTGAAGGCAGCCCTCCTGAAAAGGAGCCTGGTGGGACCAGGCTGACCCCCAAAACACACCGGAAGATGGCTC GGAAAGAATGCGACCTCAACAGGCAGTGTGGGGTGATAAATCCAGAGACCAAAAAGATCTGTACCCGCCTGCTCACCTGCAAG ATCCACTCGGTGCACCAGCGCCGGGAGGTCCAGGGCCGGGCCAAGGACTTTGATGTGCTGGTGGCAGAGCTGAAGGCCAACTCCCGCAAAGGGGAGTCTCCCAAGGAGAAGAGTCCAGGGCGCAAGGAGCCAACGCTCGAGCGTTCCTCCCAGGAGCCCCCTTCCTCAGTCCAGGTTGTGGCAGCGGTGGCTGCCTCCACCAGCACCTTCTCTGCTCGTGCTAAGCAGACCTACCCATACTGTGCACTTCCCAG GTGCCGGGCCTCCTCTGAGAGTGAGCTGGATGATGAAGGTCccagtggtggtgatggggacCCAGGCCTGTTCCCCTTCCCCCTGCCCCGGGCTGGGACCCAGGCCTCCAGCGAGGAGAGTGAGGAAGAGGGGACAGCTGACGGTGTCCACCTCCACCCTGACTGCCATTACGCAACCCGGCCCCCGCGGCCACAGGCG TTCTGCACCTTTGGGAGCCGGTTGGTGAGCCCCGGATGCTACGTTTTTAGCCGACGGCTGGACCGGTTCTGCTCCGCGCTCAGCTCCATGCTGGAGCGGCACCTCAGCTCACACATGTGGAA GAAGATTCCGCCTGCGGCTGAGCCTCCCTCCCACCTTGTCAGTTCTCCCCTATCTGCCCCCCTGAGCCCCTCCTCCATGGGCAACTGTCCCCGCCTTCCAGGCCCACCCCTCAGACCAGCCTGCCCAGCCTCCACGCCCCCCACCAAGGATGGCCTTGTCCCCAGCTACCCTGCAGGCTCCCCCAGCGTGGCAGCCGCTTGCAGTCAGGCGGAGTGCATGGGTGGGAGCCAGGCCATCACCTCACCACTGCCCGCCAATACGCCATCCCCGTCCTTCAGCAAACTCCCGCCTTCCAAGGCCAGCAAGTCATCCAGAGGCAGGGATGGGGCTGAGGTGGAGGTCCCTTCTCGAAAGCGGAAGTTATCTCCTGGCCCCACCACTTTCAAACGGACCTGCATCCTGGAGCCCACTGGAAAAGGCAAACCCTCTGGTTGCCGGGGCCTCTCTGCAAAGACTAAAACAGCCCTGGGCATGGGGCTTAACGGGACAGTGGGGCCAAGAATGAAACGGGCAGGACCCCTGGACTGTCGGGGTTCCCCTCATCCGCCCCCCACACCGGTCAAGGCTTCTCAGCTGGAGAACCGGGGAGCAGCTGGACACCCAGCCAAGGCCCTGCCAACCAGCTGCCTCTCTGAGGAGGAGGTAGCCAAGAAGCGGAAAAACCTGGCCACTTACTGCCGGCCGGTGAAGGCCAAGCACTGTCAGGCTGGGGCCCCTGCTGATGCCGCCTGCTCTGTGCGCCGCAAGAAGCCAGGCCCTGCCCTGGCCTTTGAGGAGAAGTGCTCCACACTGAAG TCAAAAGCCCATTAA
- the CYB561D1 gene encoding putative transmembrane reductase CYB561D1 → MQPLEVGLVPAPAKEPGLTRWLRRGSGILAHLVALGFTIFLTVLSRPGTSLFSWHPVFMALAFCLCMAEAILLFSPEHSPFFFCSRKARIWLHWVGQTLAILCAVLGLAFIISSRTRSELPHLSSWHSWVGALTLLATGGQALCGFCLLCPRVARVSRVARLKLYHLTCGLVIYLMATVTVLLGMCSVWFQAQIKGAAWYLCLALPLYPALVIMHQISSSYLPRKKTEI, encoded by the exons ATGCAACCCCTGGAGGTAGGTCTGGTTCCCGCGCCAGCGAAGGAGCCGGGACTGACTCGTTGGCTGCGGAGAGGCAGTGGAATCTTAGCGCACCTGGTGGCTTTGGGCTTCACCATCTTTCTGACTGTGCTGTCCCGGCCAGGAACCA GTCTTTTCTCGTGGCACCCTGTGTTCATGGCCTTGGCG TTCTGCCTCTGCATGGCTGAGGCCATCCTCCTCTTCTCGCCTGAGCACTCCCCATTCTTCTTCTGCTCCCGCAAGGCCCGGATCTGGCTCCATTGGGTGGGGCAGACCTTGGCTATCCTCTGTGCTGTCCTCGGCCTGGCCTTCATCATCTCCAGCAGGACCCGCAGTGAGCTGCCCCACCTGTCATCCTGGCACAGCTGGGTAGGGGCGCTGACTCTGCTGGCCACTGGTGGTCAGGCCCTGTGTGGATTCTGCCTTCTCTGTCCCCGGGTGGCCAGGGTCTCAAGGGTGGCTCGCCTCAAGCTCTACCATCTGACCTGCGGACTAGTGATTTACCTGATGGCCACAGTAACGGTGCTCCTGGGCATGTGCTCAGTGTGGTTCCAGGCCCAGATCAAAGGAGCAGCCTGGTATCTGTGCCTGGCTCTGCCCCTCTACCCAGCCCTGGTGATCATGCACCAGATCTCCAGTTCCTACTTGCCAAGGAAGAAAACGGAAATATGA